The following are encoded together in the Nocardia sp. XZ_19_385 genome:
- a CDS encoding serine hydrolase, producing the protein MRLSMMRAALIATAVSVLLAVVPAAAVPPPTEQTATLQAELDELVATAGVPGAQLVHTVAGRVDQFDSGVGDFGTGARFPDGAQVRIASITKSFVATVVLQLVAEGRVELDSPVQRYLPGVVHGPGGDGAVVTVRNLLQHTSGIPNYLSKIDQDSVEGLRAARPAAELIRIGLDSPAEFTPGSEVGYSNTNYLLLGQLIERVTGLPVGVEVTRRILVPLGMLGTYWPLYPVEQMIRAPHPRGYHEFDGVRVDVTDIDAGWGLADGAMVATGGDLNRFFLALLAGELLPPDLLAQMRDGLPTGLVGYAEAAGLGLFRFSTSCGVQAWGHTGAIHGFSTLSVATETRAVTVVMNELPGVAGNIGITVGSDTILEAVLCMS; encoded by the coding sequence ATGCGGTTGTCCATGATGCGGGCTGCGCTGATCGCGACCGCGGTTTCGGTGTTGCTCGCGGTGGTTCCGGCGGCTGCCGTGCCACCGCCGACCGAGCAGACGGCGACATTGCAGGCTGAGCTGGACGAGCTGGTGGCGACGGCCGGGGTGCCCGGCGCGCAGCTGGTGCACACCGTCGCCGGGCGGGTCGATCAATTCGACAGTGGGGTAGGAGATTTCGGTACCGGAGCGCGTTTCCCGGATGGCGCGCAAGTACGGATCGCGAGTATCACGAAGTCGTTTGTGGCGACGGTGGTGCTGCAACTGGTGGCGGAGGGGCGGGTCGAGCTCGACAGTCCGGTGCAGCGTTACCTGCCCGGGGTGGTGCACGGCCCGGGTGGTGACGGTGCGGTCGTCACGGTGCGAAATCTGTTGCAGCACACCAGCGGTATCCCGAACTACCTGTCGAAGATCGATCAGGATTCGGTCGAGGGCTTACGGGCCGCCCGCCCGGCCGCCGAGCTGATCCGGATCGGGCTGGACAGTCCGGCGGAGTTCACGCCGGGCTCCGAGGTCGGTTACTCGAACACGAACTATCTACTGCTGGGGCAGCTGATCGAGCGGGTCACGGGACTGCCGGTGGGGGTGGAGGTCACCCGCCGGATCCTGGTGCCGCTCGGCATGCTCGGGACGTATTGGCCGCTGTACCCGGTCGAACAGATGATCCGCGCACCGCATCCGCGCGGATATCACGAATTCGACGGCGTCCGGGTGGACGTCACCGATATCGACGCCGGGTGGGGGCTGGCCGACGGGGCGATGGTCGCAACCGGCGGTGACCTCAACCGGTTCTTCCTGGCACTGCTCGCGGGCGAACTGCTGCCGCCGGACCTGCTGGCGCAGATGCGCGACGGCCTGCCCACCGGCCTGGTCGGCTACGCCGAGGCCGCCGGACTCGGGCTGTTCCGGTTCTCCACCTCGTGCGGCGTGCAGGCCTGGGGGCACACCGGCGCCATCCACGGTTTCAGCACCCTCAGCGTCGCCACCGAAACTCGCGCCGTCACCGTGGTCATGAACGAACTGCCGGGCGTCGCAGGCAATATCGGGATCACCGTCGGCTCGGACACCATCCTGGAGGCGGTGCTGTGCATGAGCTGA
- a CDS encoding GAF and ANTAR domain-containing protein produces the protein MTSFDQLTTEFLSALYHDGNRVDGLCTAAAEVLSMQRAAIAIDEADAGLQVWCASDKVAADVEALQSMLGEGPGVSAIRDSVPVLVPDLAADDPRWPGFLSAVADKDITGAMYALPLHLGAIRLGVLDIYCAQPGPLERRTLAAGLHVADLVTTLLLSGGPRVDDADWPKGRIHAGGNGQEPGTDGAGPSGDLDGAEQWWWEAATNTRDIHQAAGMVIAQTGSTARDAYALLRGYAFAEELSMTEVATRVVRRQLRFGPENN, from the coding sequence ATGACGTCCTTCGATCAATTGACCACCGAATTCCTCTCAGCGCTGTATCACGACGGGAACCGGGTCGACGGGCTGTGCACCGCCGCCGCGGAGGTGCTGTCGATGCAGCGCGCGGCGATCGCGATCGACGAGGCGGACGCGGGCCTGCAGGTTTGGTGCGCCAGCGACAAGGTGGCGGCGGATGTGGAAGCGCTGCAGTCGATGCTGGGCGAGGGCCCGGGCGTCTCGGCGATCCGGGACAGTGTGCCGGTGCTGGTCCCGGATCTCGCCGCGGACGACCCGCGCTGGCCCGGGTTTCTCAGTGCCGTCGCCGACAAGGACATCACCGGGGCGATGTATGCCCTGCCGCTGCATCTCGGCGCGATCCGGCTGGGAGTACTCGACATCTACTGCGCGCAGCCCGGCCCACTCGAGCGCCGGACGCTCGCGGCGGGTCTGCACGTGGCTGATCTGGTGACCACGCTGCTGCTGTCGGGCGGTCCGCGCGTCGACGATGCCGACTGGCCGAAGGGCCGAATCCATGCCGGCGGCAACGGGCAGGAACCCGGGACCGACGGCGCGGGCCCGAGCGGCGATCTCGACGGTGCCGAGCAGTGGTGGTGGGAAGCGGCCACCAATACTCGCGATATCCATCAGGCCGCCGGCATGGTGATCGCCCAGACCGGCTCGACCGCCCGCGACGCCTACGCCTTGCTCCGCGGATACGCCTTCGCCGAAGAACTTTCCATGACCGAGGTAGCCACCCGCGTAGTGCGCCGGCAGCTGCGTTTCGGTCCCGAGAACAATTAG
- a CDS encoding GAF and ANTAR domain-containing protein, with amino-acid sequence MESREGPLVDAFVRLADTLVADYDVVELCQELVEGCVRLLDAAQAGLLLADHRGTLQVLASTSEQTHLLELFQLESDHGPCLQAYDTGTPVLVDDLSAAAGKWPEFVRRGEENGYRSVYALPLRLRTETIGALNLFGATRGALVGDDLRVAQALADVACIGVLQHRILNRAETLNSQLRSALNSRIIIEQAKGVLAERGHLDMDQAFKRLRDHARSNNIRLVDLSNAVVTGAVDSESLLDGMPGR; translated from the coding sequence ATGGAATCCCGGGAAGGACCACTGGTCGATGCCTTCGTGCGACTCGCCGACACGCTGGTGGCCGACTACGACGTGGTCGAACTCTGCCAAGAGTTGGTCGAAGGTTGCGTGCGGTTGCTCGACGCCGCTCAGGCCGGTCTGCTGCTCGCCGATCACCGCGGCACCCTGCAGGTGCTGGCCTCGACCAGCGAGCAGACTCATCTGCTGGAGCTGTTCCAGCTGGAATCCGATCACGGGCCGTGCCTGCAGGCCTACGACACCGGCACTCCGGTGCTTGTCGACGATCTCAGCGCCGCCGCCGGCAAGTGGCCGGAGTTCGTCCGCCGGGGCGAAGAGAACGGTTACCGGTCGGTCTACGCGTTGCCGCTGCGGTTGCGCACCGAAACCATCGGAGCGCTGAACCTTTTCGGCGCGACCCGGGGTGCGCTGGTCGGCGACGATCTGCGGGTTGCGCAGGCGCTGGCCGACGTCGCGTGCATCGGCGTCCTACAGCACCGGATCCTCAACCGCGCCGAAACCTTGAACAGCCAACTGCGTTCGGCGTTGAACAGCCGCATCATCATCGAGCAGGCCAAAGGTGTGCTCGCCGAACGCGGCCACCTGGACATGGATCAAGCCTTCAAGCGGTTGCGTGATCATGCCCGCAGCAACAATATTCGCCTGGTGGATCTGTCCAATGCCGTGGTCACCGGCGCGGTGGACTCGGAGTCGCTCTTGGATGGGATGCCCGGCCGATGA
- a CDS encoding glutaredoxin domain-containing protein, whose translation MTEARTPITVYWRLGCPYCLRLAVRLRAARIPFRKVSIRDPAAAAAVRAITGGDEITPTVLVNGKALVNPGIDEIRAALRD comes from the coding sequence ATGACCGAAGCTCGCACTCCGATCACGGTGTACTGGCGCCTGGGTTGCCCCTACTGCCTGCGGCTGGCCGTCCGGTTGCGGGCGGCGCGAATCCCGTTCCGCAAGGTCTCCATTCGGGATCCCGCAGCCGCGGCGGCGGTGCGCGCGATCACCGGCGGCGACGAGATCACCCCGACCGTCCTGGTGAACGGAAAGGCCCTGGTCAATCCGGGAATCGACGAGATCCGCGCGGCCCTGCGCGACTAG
- a CDS encoding glycosyltransferase 87 family protein produces MNSSTARDASKSPDRRFRPVGWLVPALLAVVAYLFLTGPIWPVQAVDGGVPITGDFIDLQVYRLGVEALRDGGNMYGQLPETNAGISLPFIYPPFAALVLGPFALLPWDPAAFLFFYSSIAALAVTLYLVARRIWPERTQLRTALYATACAVPLAMLLEPVWATLNFGQVNLLLMVLIAADVLAHKPKWRRGMLIGIAAAIKLTPAAFVLYFLVKKDYKSAITAAVTGAVATLLSFAILPKASVEYWFNGMGNVSGLSGSSFHTNQSIQAVLARFEIEKPLFTILWLAISALLLVLVVAAMRRTLDFPPLALAINAVFTLLVSPISWSHHWVMIAPALFAMFGYALRFPWPRRLRWFAVTAITAWVFVYGPQNWLPGDDDRELSWTPWQHFEGDTYVWLSVLLVVLFLLATRRSARVLGTTEPAELQPIR; encoded by the coding sequence ATGAATAGTTCCACCGCGCGTGATGCATCCAAGTCACCGGACCGCCGTTTCCGGCCCGTCGGGTGGCTTGTCCCGGCGCTCCTTGCCGTGGTGGCCTACCTGTTCCTGACCGGGCCGATCTGGCCTGTGCAAGCCGTAGACGGCGGTGTCCCGATCACCGGCGATTTCATCGACCTGCAGGTCTACCGGCTCGGTGTCGAAGCGTTGCGCGATGGCGGCAATATGTACGGCCAGCTGCCCGAGACGAACGCGGGGATCAGCCTGCCGTTCATCTATCCGCCGTTCGCCGCCCTGGTGCTGGGGCCGTTCGCGCTGCTGCCGTGGGATCCGGCGGCGTTCCTCTTCTTCTACTCCTCGATCGCCGCGCTGGCGGTGACGCTGTACCTGGTGGCCCGGCGCATCTGGCCCGAGCGGACCCAGCTGCGCACCGCGCTGTACGCGACCGCCTGTGCCGTGCCGCTGGCCATGCTGCTGGAGCCGGTCTGGGCGACCTTGAACTTCGGCCAGGTCAACCTGCTGCTGATGGTGCTGATCGCGGCCGACGTGCTGGCGCACAAGCCCAAGTGGCGGCGCGGCATGCTGATCGGTATCGCCGCCGCGATCAAGCTGACCCCGGCCGCGTTCGTCCTGTACTTCCTGGTCAAGAAGGACTACAAGTCCGCGATCACGGCCGCCGTCACCGGTGCGGTCGCGACCCTGCTGAGCTTCGCGATCCTGCCCAAGGCGTCGGTCGAATACTGGTTCAACGGCATGGGCAATGTGTCCGGGTTGAGCGGGTCGTCGTTCCACACCAACCAGTCGATCCAGGCGGTGCTGGCCCGGTTCGAAATCGAGAAGCCGCTGTTCACGATCCTGTGGCTGGCGATCAGTGCGCTGCTGCTGGTGCTCGTGGTGGCCGCCATGCGCCGCACGCTGGACTTCCCGCCGCTGGCACTGGCGATCAACGCGGTGTTCACGCTGCTGGTCTCGCCGATCTCGTGGTCACATCACTGGGTGATGATCGCGCCCGCGCTGTTCGCGATGTTCGGGTACGCGTTGCGGTTCCCGTGGCCGCGCCGGCTGCGCTGGTTCGCGGTCACCGCGATCACCGCGTGGGTCTTCGTCTACGGTCCGCAGAACTGGCTGCCGGGTGACGACGATCGCGAATTGTCCTGGACCCCTTGGCAGCACTTCGAGGGCGACACCTACGTGTGGCTCAGCGTGCTGCTGGTAGTGCTGTTCCTGCTGGCGACCCGGCGTTCGGCGCGAGTGCTCGGCACTACGGAACCCGCTGAGCTGCAGCCGATCCGCTAG
- the aztD gene encoding zinc metallochaperone AztD, which produces MNIRSRATKTVAMSALVASAVALSGCGADDSADKHNHEAGAEPIALTYDGGILVLDGKTLEQQGEVKLEGFNRINPAGDDHHLMVTHKDTFKVFDAYDAKFTDIEFTAAKPGHVVNHAGRTVLFADGSGETTSFDSKQLESGKPETKTYKAAAPHHGVSIELANGQLVTTLGTEDKRVGVVVLDADRKEIARTEDCPGVHGEATAQGEAVVIGCQTGVVVYRDGKITKVTSPDPYGRIGNQAGTEVSAVVLGDYKKDKDAELERPTQVSLIDTVTGTLKLVDLGTSYTFRSLGRGPAGEALVLGTDGKIHVIDPIAGKVTKTIPVLDSWSEPLKWQQARPALFVRGDTAYVSDPATKKVYRIDLAAGTVAASTTLPSAPNEISGVVAH; this is translated from the coding sequence ATGAATATCCGGTCACGTGCCACCAAGACGGTGGCCATGTCCGCACTTGTCGCCTCCGCCGTCGCCCTGAGTGGCTGCGGCGCAGACGATTCCGCCGACAAGCACAACCATGAGGCGGGCGCCGAGCCGATCGCTCTCACCTACGACGGCGGCATCCTCGTCCTCGACGGCAAGACCCTGGAACAGCAGGGCGAAGTCAAGCTGGAGGGCTTCAACCGCATCAACCCGGCGGGCGACGACCACCACCTGATGGTCACGCACAAGGACACCTTCAAGGTCTTCGACGCTTACGACGCGAAGTTCACCGACATCGAGTTCACCGCGGCCAAGCCGGGCCACGTGGTGAACCACGCGGGACGCACCGTGCTGTTCGCGGACGGTTCCGGCGAGACGACCAGCTTCGACTCCAAGCAGCTGGAATCGGGCAAGCCCGAAACCAAGACCTACAAGGCCGCCGCGCCGCATCACGGTGTGTCGATCGAACTGGCCAACGGTCAGCTCGTTACCACCCTCGGCACCGAGGACAAGCGGGTAGGCGTCGTGGTCCTCGACGCCGACCGCAAGGAGATCGCCCGCACCGAGGACTGCCCCGGCGTGCACGGCGAGGCCACCGCGCAGGGTGAGGCCGTGGTCATCGGCTGCCAGACCGGCGTGGTCGTCTACCGCGACGGCAAGATCACCAAGGTGACCAGCCCGGACCCGTACGGCCGCATCGGCAACCAGGCCGGCACCGAGGTCTCCGCGGTCGTGCTCGGCGACTACAAGAAGGACAAGGACGCCGAACTGGAACGGCCGACCCAGGTTTCGCTGATCGACACCGTCACCGGCACCCTGAAGCTGGTCGATCTCGGCACCAGCTACACCTTCCGTTCGCTGGGCCGCGGTCCGGCCGGTGAGGCGCTGGTGCTCGGCACCGACGGCAAGATCCATGTGATCGACCCGATCGCGGGCAAGGTCACCAAGACCATCCCGGTGCTCGACTCCTGGTCGGAGCCGCTGAAGTGGCAGCAGGCGCGTCCGGCGCTGTTCGTGCGTGGTGATACCGCGTATGTCTCGGATCCGGCTACCAAGAAGGTGTACCGGATCGACCTCGCCGCGGGGACCGTCGCCGCCAGCACCACGCTGCCGTCGGCGCCGAACGAGATCAGCGGTGTCGTTGCCCACTAG
- the aztC gene encoding zinc ABC transporter substrate-binding protein AztC, with protein MRTITRVIACLAVLLPALSACSGDSGDRQGIVVTTNILGDLTRSIVGDAVPVTVLMPAGADPHSFAISARQAAEIERAGLVVHNGLGLEEGVARNVTAAVETGVPTLSVAEKLDPIDYSSDESKGKPDPHFWTDPKRVRKAVELISARVIEDVDGIDTAAVRQRTTAYLAEIDQLDQWMTQQFATIPAEKRKLVTNHHVFGYFAQRFGFTVVGAVIPSGTTLASPSASDLSNLADAIRTAGVGAIFVDSSQPDRLARVLAERVGLNVQVIGLYTESLTEPGQGAGSYLEMARANTEDIVRGLTAP; from the coding sequence ATGAGAACTATCACCCGCGTAATTGCCTGCCTGGCAGTGCTTTTGCCCGCACTGAGCGCCTGCTCCGGCGACAGCGGCGACCGTCAGGGCATCGTCGTCACCACGAACATTCTCGGCGATCTCACCCGCAGCATCGTCGGCGACGCGGTCCCGGTGACCGTGCTGATGCCCGCGGGCGCCGACCCGCACTCGTTCGCCATCTCCGCCCGCCAGGCCGCCGAGATCGAGCGGGCTGGTCTGGTCGTGCACAACGGCCTCGGTTTGGAAGAGGGCGTCGCACGCAATGTCACCGCCGCCGTCGAAACCGGTGTCCCCACGTTGTCGGTGGCCGAGAAACTCGACCCGATCGATTACAGCTCCGACGAGTCCAAGGGCAAACCGGATCCGCACTTCTGGACCGACCCCAAACGGGTGCGCAAGGCAGTCGAGCTGATCAGCGCCCGGGTCATCGAGGACGTCGACGGCATCGACACCGCCGCCGTCCGGCAGCGCACCACCGCCTACCTCGCCGAGATCGATCAGCTCGATCAGTGGATGACTCAGCAGTTCGCCACCATCCCCGCCGAGAAACGCAAGCTGGTCACCAACCACCACGTATTCGGTTATTTCGCACAGCGTTTCGGCTTCACGGTGGTCGGCGCGGTCATCCCCAGCGGCACCACGCTGGCCTCCCCGAGCGCCTCCGATCTGAGCAATCTGGCCGACGCGATCCGCACGGCCGGCGTCGGCGCGATCTTCGTCGACTCCTCCCAGCCGGACCGGCTCGCCCGCGTCCTGGCCGAACGCGTCGGCCTGAACGTCCAGGTCATCGGCCTCTATACGGAGTCGCTCACCGAACCCGGCCAGGGCGCGGGCAGCTATCTGGAGATGGCGCGCGCCAACACCGAAGACATCGTCCGCGGTCTCACCGCACCTTAG
- the aztB gene encoding zinc ABC transporter permease AztB, protein MEWLMDPFEVAFVQRALWGGLLVSGICAVAGTWVVVRGMAFLGDAMAHGMLPGVAVAALLGGNLLLGAAISCGAMAFGVSVLSRNRRFSPDTGIGLLFVGMLALGVIIVSRSDSFAVDLTAFLFGDVLGVRTSDLGFLVAALVPAIAVAVLGHRAFVALAFDPRKAHTLGLRPKVAQVALVGLVTLAIVASFHVVGTLLVFGLLIAPPAAATFWADRIPLIMVLAAVFGAVSTFAGLLISWHAQTAAGATIAIVAVGLFFVSAIVSALRERLRRAGVGAAVLAAVVAVPLAGCGAEEAPSAPTETPHGYVEGAEETADAQSRLILADQATGAIRVLDLITEKVTEAGKAEGAQRLVGDGRYGYAGVRDAVRITDGGAWMVDHDDHVHYYRAPIRAAGSVAGGPITAVHSDKSVVAVAFENGATVLLDRAELDKGTVKELHRIGDGVAVPYAENLVVAGPAGRVEIRSRAGAPVTTVTEPCQNPRGQAVTRRGVVFGCADGALVVRKQEDGFTGEKIPYPQPVPEADRAVEFTHRPSSTALTAKAGRQGLWSLDIRKKTWKLVPLADVVAVNTAGEGAPLLALTRDGMLHGFDPETGERTTQTKVLVTPADTASLVVDTARAYINDAPARVVHEIDYNDNLRVARTFTLDIAPTLMVETGQ, encoded by the coding sequence ATGGAGTGGCTGATGGACCCGTTCGAGGTGGCGTTCGTGCAACGAGCGTTGTGGGGTGGGCTGCTCGTCTCCGGGATCTGCGCGGTGGCGGGGACCTGGGTTGTGGTGCGGGGCATGGCTTTTCTCGGGGATGCGATGGCGCACGGGATGCTGCCGGGGGTGGCGGTGGCGGCGCTGCTCGGTGGGAATCTGCTGCTGGGTGCCGCGATCAGCTGTGGAGCAATGGCTTTCGGTGTCTCAGTGCTGAGTCGTAATCGGCGCTTTTCACCAGACACCGGGATCGGGCTGTTGTTCGTGGGGATGCTGGCGCTCGGTGTGATCATCGTGTCGCGGTCGGATTCGTTCGCCGTGGATCTGACGGCGTTCCTGTTCGGTGACGTGCTGGGCGTGCGGACCAGCGATCTCGGGTTCCTGGTGGCGGCGTTGGTCCCGGCAATCGCGGTGGCGGTGCTCGGGCATCGGGCGTTCGTGGCGCTGGCCTTCGATCCGCGCAAGGCGCACACCCTGGGGTTGCGGCCGAAGGTGGCGCAGGTGGCGCTGGTCGGGTTGGTGACGCTGGCGATCGTCGCCTCGTTCCATGTCGTCGGCACGCTGCTGGTGTTCGGTCTGCTGATCGCTCCGCCGGCGGCGGCGACGTTCTGGGCCGACCGGATACCGCTGATCATGGTGCTGGCGGCGGTCTTCGGGGCGGTGTCCACCTTCGCGGGGCTGTTGATTTCGTGGCACGCGCAAACGGCGGCCGGTGCCACGATCGCGATCGTCGCGGTGGGCTTGTTCTTCGTCTCCGCCATCGTCTCGGCGCTGCGGGAACGGCTGCGCCGCGCCGGGGTCGGCGCGGCCGTGCTGGCCGCTGTGGTCGCGGTGCCGCTGGCCGGTTGCGGTGCGGAAGAGGCGCCGAGTGCGCCCACCGAGACGCCGCACGGTTACGTCGAGGGCGCCGAGGAAACCGCCGACGCGCAGTCCCGGTTGATCCTGGCCGACCAGGCCACCGGGGCGATCCGGGTGCTCGACCTGATCACCGAGAAGGTCACCGAGGCAGGCAAAGCCGAAGGCGCGCAGCGTCTGGTCGGTGACGGCCGATACGGCTATGCGGGCGTGCGGGATGCGGTGCGGATCACCGATGGCGGCGCGTGGATGGTCGACCACGACGATCACGTGCACTACTACCGTGCGCCCATCCGCGCGGCGGGTTCGGTTGCGGGCGGGCCGATTACGGCCGTGCACAGTGACAAGTCCGTCGTGGCGGTGGCATTCGAGAACGGCGCCACGGTGCTGCTGGATCGTGCTGAACTCGACAAGGGCACCGTCAAGGAGCTGCACCGGATCGGCGATGGAGTCGCGGTTCCGTATGCCGAGAACCTGGTGGTCGCCGGGCCGGCGGGGCGGGTCGAGATCCGTTCCCGTGCGGGCGCTCCCGTCACCACTGTCACCGAACCCTGCCAAAACCCGCGCGGCCAGGCGGTCACCCGTCGCGGCGTCGTATTCGGTTGTGCGGATGGCGCTTTGGTAGTGCGCAAGCAGGAAGACGGCTTCACCGGGGAGAAGATCCCCTACCCACAGCCAGTGCCGGAGGCCGACCGTGCCGTCGAGTTCACCCACCGCCCGAGCAGTACGGCGCTCACCGCCAAGGCTGGTCGGCAGGGTCTGTGGTCGCTCGACATCCGCAAGAAGACGTGGAAGCTGGTGCCCCTCGCCGACGTGGTCGCGGTCAATACCGCAGGTGAGGGTGCACCACTGCTGGCGCTTACCCGCGACGGCATGCTGCACGGCTTCGACCCCGAAACCGGCGAGCGGACAACGCAAACCAAGGTCCTGGTGACTCCCGCCGACACCGCGTCACTCGTGGTCGACACCGCCCGGGCCTACATCAACGACGCACCCGCCCGCGTCGTGCACGAGATCGACTACAACGACAACCTGCGCGTGGCACGAACGTTCACCCTCGACATCGCGCCGACGCTGATGGTGGAGACCGGCCAATGA
- the aztA gene encoding zinc ABC transporter ATP-binding protein AztA, whose protein sequence is MEHKPDPAAIHLNGVSAGYAGTLVLYEVTATIPRAQVTALIGPNGSGKSTLLSVLAGVLSPQAGQVRRTISDRPAFVVQHTAVPTTLPLTVRETVAMGRWGVRGPWRRLKRADHELVAACMARVGIADLASRRLDSLSGGQRQRALLAQALAQESQLLLLDEPAAGLDSEAQEAISIILTEISAEGVTVVQATHDLDDARRATHCLHLRNGRLIAEGTPYHVIGRHLAPTAAT, encoded by the coding sequence ATGGAACACAAACCGGACCCGGCCGCGATCCACCTGAACGGGGTGAGCGCGGGCTACGCGGGGACCCTGGTCCTGTACGAGGTGACGGCCACAATCCCCCGCGCCCAGGTCACAGCACTGATCGGCCCGAACGGCTCCGGCAAATCCACCCTGCTCAGCGTCCTCGCGGGCGTGCTGTCGCCGCAGGCCGGGCAGGTGCGTCGGACGATCTCGGACCGCCCCGCCTTCGTGGTCCAGCACACCGCTGTCCCCACCACGCTCCCGCTGACCGTGCGCGAGACGGTGGCCATGGGCCGCTGGGGTGTGCGCGGCCCATGGCGCCGCCTGAAGCGCGCCGACCACGAACTGGTGGCGGCCTGCATGGCCCGAGTCGGCATCGCCGACCTCGCCTCGCGCCGCCTCGACAGCCTGTCCGGCGGACAGCGTCAGCGCGCACTGCTCGCCCAGGCACTCGCGCAGGAGTCACAGCTCCTGCTGCTCGACGAGCCCGCCGCGGGCCTGGATTCCGAAGCACAAGAAGCGATTTCGATCATTTTGACCGAGATCAGCGCCGAGGGAGTCACGGTGGTCCAAGCCACCCACGACCTCGACGATGCCCGGCGTGCCACCCACTGCCTGCACCTGCGCAACGGCCGCCTCATTG